Proteins encoded within one genomic window of Chitinophaga parva:
- a CDS encoding DUF4998 domain-containing protein yields MKNRLHYILLLLAVLVACDKKPTDFRQYLDGHEITYPGSLDQVTVLPGNYRLQLQWAPNPDPSVTHYIVYWNNYADSLVVEAKSHTPTDTVKCTISNLQEYSYTFFINAYDAAGNKSVTREVDNARVYGDIYHANLFNRPVNTDTPFIVSYDGSSVQIKFSTPDTTNVNTAVKYTNMQGTVITKNLPATENTVVLDGYQLGTPVLYQSSYLPQKIAIDTFTTLKADTFPTIYQITQCDKTKFAEVHFPFDAGAYEGDTYLGKVWDGNATVRGYPDIYHSDDPGISLPRTVSFDMGVVYNNIATIEEIGRNCCHNPIDFEIWGIADTTGATPSLPGNDPNWKSMMEGKGWTMLTEAVRTDDGSAPKKFDFIPTPPPVRFMVMRVIKVASGTNSINMSQLTLWYRKQ; encoded by the coding sequence ATGAAAAATCGCCTTCACTATATTTTATTGCTCCTCGCCGTGCTGGTGGCCTGCGATAAAAAGCCCACCGATTTCCGTCAATATTTAGATGGGCATGAGATCACCTATCCCGGTAGCCTGGACCAGGTAACGGTATTGCCCGGCAACTACCGCCTGCAGCTGCAATGGGCGCCCAATCCCGATCCCAGCGTAACCCACTACATCGTATACTGGAATAATTATGCTGACTCCCTGGTGGTGGAAGCCAAATCACATACACCCACGGACACGGTGAAATGCACCATCAGCAACCTGCAGGAATACAGCTATACTTTCTTCATCAATGCCTATGATGCAGCCGGCAATAAATCGGTGACCCGGGAAGTGGACAATGCCCGTGTGTATGGCGATATTTACCACGCCAACCTCTTTAACCGCCCGGTGAATACAGATACCCCATTCATCGTGAGTTATGACGGAAGCAGTGTGCAGATCAAGTTTTCCACGCCGGACACCACGAATGTGAACACCGCCGTAAAGTATACCAACATGCAAGGCACAGTGATCACCAAGAACCTGCCCGCCACTGAGAACACGGTGGTGCTGGACGGCTACCAGCTGGGCACACCGGTACTGTACCAATCGTCTTATTTGCCGCAGAAGATCGCCATTGATACTTTCACCACGCTGAAAGCAGATACCTTCCCCACCATTTACCAGATAACGCAGTGCGACAAAACAAAATTTGCAGAAGTACATTTCCCGTTCGACGCAGGCGCCTATGAAGGAGATACCTATCTTGGCAAAGTGTGGGATGGCAATGCCACCGTGCGCGGGTACCCGGATATTTACCATAGTGACGATCCGGGCATATCCCTGCCCAGGACGGTCAGCTTTGACATGGGCGTGGTGTACAACAACATTGCCACCATTGAAGAAATAGGCCGGAACTGCTGTCATAATCCCATTGACTTTGAAATATGGGGCATTGCAGATACCACCGGCGCCACCCCCTCCCTGCCCGGCAATGATCCAAACTGGAAAAGCATGATGGAAGGCAAGGGCTGGACAATGCTTACGGAAGCAGTAAGAACGGATGATGGCTCCGCGCCTAAAAAATTTGACTTTATTCCCACACCACCGCCCGTTCGCTTCATGGTAATGCGGGTGATAAAAGTGGCCAGTGGCACCAATTCCATCAATATGAGCCAGCTCACGTTGTGGTACCGGAAGCAGTAA